A segment of the Frankineae bacterium MT45 genome:
TTCAAGGGTGATGCCGAGGAGTGGTTCCAGCGCCTGCGCGGTCTCGCGGGCGGTACGGTGCACGATGCCGGTCATGCCGAGACGTTCGGCGGCGACGATATTGTGCGGCAGGTCGTCGATCATGATGACCTCGTTCGGCGGCACCCCAAGGCGCGCACAGCCGATCTCGTAGAGCCGCCGCGATGGTTTGCGCACACCCTCCTGCCCTGAGATGGCGATTGCGTCGAACATCGATGGCAGATCCCAGCCGTCGTAGCAGTTGCCGAGCGAGTTCGAGATCAGCCCGACGGGCACGCCTGCGGCGCGCAACTGCGCAACCAGCGCCACGCTCGCCTCGTCGCGCACGGTGCCCCGCTGCAGTTCGACGAGCAGCCCATCAGCACCGATCTCGACGCCATGCTCGCGCAGCCGGGCCGCGAACCCCTCCTCGAAGCCCCGCTGATCCAGCCGCCCCTCCTCATGCTCGGCGAGGAGTCGCTTCGTCACCGCATCGGTTCCGAAGAGACGCATCGGGAGCCCGCGGTCACCACAGACCCGCTCGCCGAAGTCACCGAAGGCCTCGAGGACGCTGGTGGTGAGGACACCGCCGAAGTCGAAGATCACGGCGCGCGGGCGGGCCTGGAGCGGCGTTTCGGTCACTCACCCGACGCTAGTTGAATATGGATTCATGTTCAAGTGCCGGCGCCCTCAGGCTCCCGGAAACCCAGCCGTCGACCAGCGGTGGCCATCGGCGGCGACCGCCGTCGCTTCGATACCCGCAAGCCCCGGTAGCCACGCCTGGGCGCTGGCCCCCATCGCGAAGGCGGCGGTCGCGTAGGCGTCGACGAGGGTGAGATCCGCCCCGACGAGCGAGATGCTCACCAGGTCGGTCGGGGGTCGACGCGTGTACGGATCGAGAATGTGCGCTCCGCGCTCCGCGATACCAGAGGTGGCCAGGGCGAAATCGTGGCCGGCAACGACGCTCAGCAAGCGCTGCGGGTCGGTCGGGTCAGCGATGCCGAAACGCCACTGCGGGTCGGCCTCGGTGGCCGTGCAGCGGATGTCTCCCCCGCCGTTGACGTAGTGACGTGACGAGCCGGCCTGCACAAGTCGCTGATGCAGCCCCTCCACGGCCCACCCCTTCACCGCTCCGGAAGGGTCCAGCTGCCCGCTGGCCCGAGCGTCGAAGTAGCCGCCGGTCTGGCCGCGGAGCTGCTCGCAGAGATCCAGAATCTCGACCACCTCGGGATCGCAGTCGGCCATCCGGAGTTCGCAGCGCCCGAGCCGGCTGATCTGGCTATCCGGTTGATAGGTGGAGAAGAGCCCGTCCATCCGGTGCAGCCACTGCATCGCGTCCGCCAACGCGTCCCGGTCGAAATCACTTGCTATATCCAGTGAGAAGACCGTCCCCATCGCCTGCTCGACGTGCCGCCGACGTTCGCTCAATGCAGGCCGGCCTGATCGAGCGCGCTCTGCAGCGACTGCCGATAGCCGTCCGAGGTGTAGGTCGCTCCCGAGACTCCGTCGATGTTGGCGCTCTGTGCGTTGATGGTCTCCTGCAGCAGGACCGGCCCCGCGTAGCTGTTGATCTGCTGCGACCGGCCGTCGAACGCGGTGAGCTGCACGAACGCGACCGAGTTGATCACCGAGCCGGTGGTCACGACCTTGACCTGCACGACGCCATACCTCGTCGTCACCGCGCTGCCGACGGTTGTCTTGGCGCTCGACGCCTTCGGCGTCGGCGTCGGCGCCGCGGTGGGATCAGGCGGCGCGCTGGACCCGACGCCACTGCTCGACGGGGTGCTACTGGTCGGCGTCGGCGCCGCGGCGAGCGCGGCTGACGGGAGCGAACCCGAGGCGGTCTGAAGCGGGCTGTGCGTCTTGAACGACAGCAGCGCGACCAACGCGGCGATCGTACCGACGAAGGAGAAGAGAACGCGTTTCATGATGACCTTGCTTTTCGAGCAGCGGATTCGGGGATTCGGAACATGCTTTAAAAGGCGAATGATTCGTAGTGGATGCGCCATGGTGGAACTCGAAGCTGGCGCAGGGATTCGCGTACGGCGGTGGTCATGCTCTCCGGGCCGCAGAGGTAGACGTCCCAGTTTCGAATATCACCGAGGGATTGGGAGATGCTGCGCGCGGAGAGGAAGTCAGCCGCGCCGGGGCGGCGCGGTCCAACCAGATAGTGCACCCGGGCACCCCGCCAGGCAGCGATCTCGTCGATCTCATGTTTGAGAATGATGTCCACCGGCGAGCTGGCTCGGTAGATAAGGGTGACGTCACCCGGACGTCCGGGGAGGCTCTCGAAGAGCGCCCGGATGGGCGTGATGCCGACGCCGCCGGCGATGAGCAGGACCTTGGCGCGCGAGCGCTGGGCGCCGGTGAAGGAACCATAGGGACCCTCGGCCAAGACCCGCGTTCCGGGACGTAGCTTGGCCAGCTGCGCGGAGTGTGTTCCCGCCTTCTGCACCGTGATTCGCAGGTGATCGCGGCGGGCCGGGGCGGAGAGCGAATACGGGCTGGCCACCCACCAGAGGTCGCGGGTCAGGAAGCGCCAGCGGAAGAACTGGCCGGATTCGGCGTGGAGTTCGGCCAGGTTGCGGCCGGTGATGTACAGCGAGATCGTGTCGGGCGACTCGGCCCGCACCTCAGCGACCCGGAACTGATGACGCCGCAGCGACAGCAGCGGTGCGACCACGCGATAGCGGATCAGCAGCAGCGCCACCGCGATGTAGAGCGCCGACCAGAGGATCCGCGCTCGCAGGTCGGTGAAGTCGGCTCCGGTCGAGAACTGGTGGCTGAAGGAGAGGGCGACGGCCAGATAGGTGTAGAGGTGGACGTAGTGCCAGGTCTCGTAGGCCAGTCGGCGGCGCGCGGCCCGGGCCGAGGTGATACCGACGAGGAGCAGGAGTCCGAGGGCAACGGTGGCCATCAGCACATCGGCGTACTGCGTATTCAGGTCGGCCGTCTCACCGAAGATGCTGCGATGCGCGGTGAGGGCGTAGCCCCAGGTGATGAGCGCAGTGTGAGCCACCACCAGGCAGACGATGTACCGGCCGCCGATCGCGTGCCACCGCACCAGGCGGTCCGTCCCGACCTCGCGCTCGAGCACCGGCGCCCGGCTCATCAGCGCCAACAGCACGACGATGCCGTAGCCGCACTCCAGCCCGGTGATCCGGCCCGCATTGGTGAGCCAGCCGTCGAGTCCGCTGACGAAGTTCGTGTCGTTCCACCAGAGCGCGAGCACCATCAGGGCACCGACGTAGATCGCCGACAGGGCCACGGCCCGAGTGATCCGGGGGCGCGGAATTACCCGCGACCGTTGGGACGGTCGGGCCGGCCGGGTGAGCTGCGCGGTCACGGGGGCACGTCTCCGATCTGAAGGGGATTTGACGTCCTCCAGCATCGCCCGGGAACTTCTATGTTTCCTCTCAGTCAGCTGAGAGCTGTGAATATTCGCAGATTCGGATCAGGCGCGTCCCGGGGCGCGGCGTGAGGTGAAGGCCCAGACCAGGCCGCCGACGAGCAGCACGGCGAGACCGCTCAGGATCGTTGCCACGGGGAGGCTGAGCGCCAGGACCAGGCAGCCGACCAAGCCGAGGGTGGGCAGCCAGCGAGCCGGCCGGCGCTCCCCCGCCCGCCCCAGCGTGAGTGCGCTGGCGTTGGCGATCGCGTAGTAGAGCAGCACACCGAAAGAGGAGAAGCCGATCGCGTGGCGCAGGTCCACAGTCGCGATGAGGAGCGTGACGACGGCGGCGACGGCGAGCTCGGCCCGGTAAGGCGTCCCGTGCTGCTGGTGCACGGCGGAGAGGGCGCGCGGGAAGTGCCCATCACGGGCCATGGCGAAGGCGGTGCGGGAGACACCGAGGATCAGCGCGAGCAGTGAACCGGCGGCGGCGATCGCCCCGCCGACCTGCACCAGTGGCGCGAGACGGTGCAACTCACCGCCGAGGACCACGTCATGGAGCGGGGCTGAACTGGCCGCGAGCGCCGACTCGCCCAGTGCGAGCAGTGCAGAAACGGCGACTAGGGCGTAGACGCAGAGGGTGATGGTGAGGGCGATGACGATGGCCCTGGGGATCGTCCGGGCCGGCTCTCGGACCTCCTCGCCGAGGGTGGCCACCCGGGCGTAGCCGGCGAAGGCGAAGAAGATCAGACCGCTGGCCTGCAGGATGCCGTGCAGATCACCACCCGGAAAGGGCGACAGGTTGCCGGTGTCGGCTCCCCCACCCAGGAACGCGCCGGCCACCACGATGCCGAGCGTGATGAAGGTGAGGGCGACGATGAGACGGGTCAGCCACGCGGACTTCTGAACCCCGCGAAGGTTCACTGCGGTGAGTGTGACGACGACGAGAACAGCCACGATTCGCAGGTGATGCGGTGCGGCGTAGGAGGCGAACGTCAGCGCCATCGCCGCGCAGCTCGCGGTCTTTCCAACGACGAACGTCCAGCCGGCCAGGTAGCCCCAGAAGGCCCCGAGACGCCGACGGCCATAGACGTAGGTGCCACCGGACTCCGGGTAGAGCGCGGCCAGCCGGGCGGAGGAGATGGCATTGCAGAAGGCGACCACGCCGGCGACGACCAGCGAGATCAACAACCCGGCGCCGGCCACTGCGGCGGCCGGCCCGAAGACGGCGAAGACCCCGGCGCCGATCATCGAGCCGAGCCCAATGACGATCGCGTCGGTGAGGCCCAGCCGTCGGGTCAGCGCATTCTGAGGGCCGGTGGTCATACTCACCTCTCATGACTACAGCACGACGGCCTGCTCCTGATGCAGGCTAGGTTCCTCATCACCGACGGCCACCGCCAGTGCGTTGCTCCTTGGTAGCAGCAGTGGCGTGGTGAGGATCAGTAGACCTATGACGGTGAGAGCGGCCCGCGTGCTGGTGGCGGTGGCGAGCAGGCCGCCCAGCGCAGTGAAGCCGGCGATCGAGGCCTGCTGTCCGATCGACCAGGCCGAGAGCGTGCGGGCCATCCGATGACGCGGCGTGTGCTCGAGCCGGTACGTCGCAAGCACCGGGGTGTAGAGGCTCATGCTGACGATGATCGCCAGTTCGACCGACATCACCACGACGAGCCCGACGACCCCAGGACGGACGAAGGGTAGCCCGATCAGCCAGATTGCGCGGGTCGTCCCGATCCAGCGGAAGACCCAGCCCTGGCCGAAACGGGCCACGCACCGCGGCGCCAGTCGGGAGCCGATGAGGCCGCCGAGGCAGGGAGCGGCGAACGCGAGACCGTACTGCCAGGGCGGGAAACCGAGGTCGCGCAGCATCAGCACAGCGAGCAGCGGTTCGGTCGCCATGATCAGGCCGGCCACCATCATGTTGTTCAGGTAGAGCGGCCGCAGCACGGGGTGGGTCAGGATGTGCCGCCAACCGTCGAGGAGTTCATTGGCCCGAACGCGCGCCTTCTCGCTCCTCGGCGGCGCATCCTCGGCCCCACGGATCGCCGCGATGCCCAGGGCGGAGAGCAGGTAGCTACTGGCATCGATGACGACCGTGATCACCGGTCCGAAGATCGCGATGGCGGCCCCACCCAGCGGCGGGCCAACCGCCATCGCGCTCCACGTTGTGGACTCGAACCGCGCATTGGCGACCAGCAGATCCCGCGAACTGACGATGCTCCGGAGGTAGGCGCCGCTGGCTGAGTTGAACGCGATCTTGGCCGCCGCGACCGTGGCCGAGACGATCAGCAACTGGGCGAAGGAGAGCCAGCCGAGGGCATACCCGAGCGGGATGCTCAGCATGACGGCGAAGCGGGCCAGGTCCATCGCGATCATCACCGGCCGCTTGCGACGGAACTCCACCCACGGCCCGAGTGGCAGCGCGATCACTGCACCGACGGCCGGTCCGACGGCCGACAGCGCCGAGACTTCGGCCGTACTCGAGTGAAGGGCGAGCACCGCAATCAGCGGGAGTGCGCCGAACCCCAGGCCCGAGCCGTAGGCGCTCACCGCGTAGGCCGTCCACAGCAAGCCGAACTGCCGTCCCAGATTCCGACGGCCGAAAGGCAACCGCGACACCTTCGACAGCGGTCGCGGGCTCGGGGATTGACGAGCCACTAGATCGCCAGCCTCCACCCGTCGTCACTGCCGTGAGCGATCTGATTAAACCGACACCGTGGAGGCGGATCAATCACCTGGCTCGGCGAGTCATTCGCTGCCCTCGTGGACCTACGACGGCGGCGGCTCCCAGAGTTCGATCGGGTTCCCCTCAGGGTCGTAGATGCGCGCGAAACTCCCGGTCTGCGGTGAGTTCCACTCCGGATGCACCGTCGCCTCGATGCCGCTGGCCGTCAACGCCTGCAGCAGTCCATCGAGGTCGCTGACCCGCAGGTTGAGCATGAACTGGTGCTGCGCCGGCCAGTAGTCCGTCCCGGCCGCGAAGGGCGCGAAGACGAGTGGGCCACCCTGAACCATCCACAGCGACTCGTCGGGTGGCCCGGCGTTCTCGGCGGCGCAGCCCGCGCCGACATTGAGGTGCTCGCGATACCACGCCGCGAGCACCTCGGGGTCCTTCGCGCGGAAGAAGATCCCGCCCACACCTAGCACCGGCATCGTCACACTCCCAGGGTCTGGTTACTCGGTGGCGCGGCTCGCGCCTGAGCCGATTTAACTACGCGCTCGCTGCGTCGCCCCAGCCGCGCTGATAGACCACCCTCCCAGGCGGGAAGAAACGGGCCATGATGGAACGCAGTGTGGAAGCGGAGGAGTTCTTCACCACCGTCGACGCTGTACCGCCGCAGGCGGTGAGCGCATGCGCGGGATGGACGACGCACGAGGTCGCGGCACATGTCGCCGGTATCGCCGCCGAGGTCACCCGGCATCTAAAGCCGTATCTGGCCGGTGATCCGGTCCCCGAGACGCGCAGTTTCGAGGAGCGTGAGGCGCCGCTGCAGCAACTGGAGCACTCCGCCTTGCTCAGACGCCTTGACGCAGAGGATGAGCGGATGCGGAGCATCGTCGACGACGTCCTCGAAAGCGATCCAGACGCGGTGATCCCGTGGACCGGGCGCCGGATGGCGGTCGCGAAGTTCATCCCGCATCTGCGCAACGAGTATGCACTGCATCGCTGGGACATCGCCGGTGACGACGAGGTGAGCGGACGGCTACTCGGAGACCTCGACCTCGTCGCACACTCCGTCGGCGAGCTCGGCCGGATCCTGCTCGTGGCCGGACGACAGCACGACCCCGACGCGGCATCGGACTTCAACATCCGACTCCGGACACCTGGCCAACCGGATCTACGGGTCGTGGTCGAGGCCGGCCACGCAGCTCTCGTCTGGGGTGACGACGCCGATGACGGCAGCGATGACGCACCGGCTCTGGAGATCGATGCCGGAGCCCGCCACCTGTTCATCTGGGGGCGACGCCCCGATCACCGCGGACGACTTCTCAGCCAGCTTCATCAACCGGAACTCGCGCGTCTACAGGCACTTCTCTCCGGCTACTGACCTTCGCTAGGGTGTCAGGACAATGCGGCCGAAGACGGTGCCGGCGTCCATCTCGCGGTGCGCCTGCGCCGCCTCTTCCAGCGGCCGGACCTCGTGGACGACGGCCTGTAGCTCGCCGCGCCCCGCGGCCGCGAATAGTTCGGCCCGGGCGGCATCCCTGGTCGGAGCAGCGACGGTGTCGAGGCTGAAGGTCGCCACCGATCGTGACTGCTGGAAGGAGCGCAGGAGCCGCAGGCCGAAGTCCGCCGGCGGCAGCCCGCCGACGACGCCGACCAGGACGAAACGTCCATTCGGGGCTAGCCGGTCGACGAACTCAGTCAGTTCAGGTCCGCCGACGATGTCGATGATCACGTCGTAGGTCTCCGGCGCAGCGCCCTCACTCGAGCCGCTACGAGTGAGGACGTGTGTTGCTCCGAGCTCCCTGAGCCGGCGACCGCGTTCCGGGGAGGAGGTGGTGACCGCGACCGCACCGGCCCCGCCGCGGACGGCGAGTTCGATCGTCGCGAGGCCGATGCTGCCGGCGGCTCCACGCACGAGCACTGATTCCCCGGCCGCGAAACGGGCACGGGCCAGCGCGAAGTGGGCCACTGGGGCCGCACTTCCCAGAGTCACCGCGTCGATCGAGCTGAGCTCGTCGGGAAGCGCAACGATGTTGGCCGGTTTCGCCACCGCTTGCTCGACGTACCCGCCGCCGGTGCCGGTGAAGGCCCAGACCCGCCGCCCCAACCACGATCCGTCGACGTCCACGCCGCAGGCGGAGACTGTGCCGGCGACCTCGCTACCCGGAATCAGTCCCTCGGCGAACCCGTACCCGCTGATAGTTCCCCGGCGAATGACTGCATCCACGCCGCCGACGCCGATCGCCTCCGTCTGGATGACAACCTCGCCCGGTCCCGGAACCGGTTCTGGCGCGTCGATCACCACCATCCCGCTGGGGTCACCGAACTGCTGAATGGCTATCGCTCGCACCATCATCTCCGTCCCGTCGCTGCTGATCGCGTACCGTCACGACGGTAGAGGACGCTGCCGTCCACTTATGCGAAGTGAGAATCATGAGCGACGAACTGCCCCAGATGCTGCGTACCGACGCCCGAGACAACCGCGACCGCATCCTCGAGAACGCGCGAATGCTCTTCTCCGAACGGGGACTCGACATCACCATGCGCGAGATCGCCCGCCACGCTGAGGTCGGGCCGGCAACCCTCTACCGCCGATTCCCCACCAAACAGCTACTCATCGACGAGGCGTTCACCGACGAACTCCGGGCCTGTCGAGCCATCGTGGCGGACGGGTGTGCCGACCCGGATGCGTGGCGGGGATTCTGCTCCGTGATCGAAGAGATCACCGCGCACAACGTGCGAAACCAAGGCTTCGTCGACGCCTTCCTCTCCACTCAGACCGACGCGGACTCGTTCGCCACGCACCGCGCTGAGCTGACCAGGATGCTCGCGAAGCTGGCCCGACGAGCTCAGACCGCCGGCCGGCTACGTCCCGACTTCGTAATCGACGACCTGTTACTCGTGCTGCTCGCCGGACGGGGGCTCGCATCGATTCCCCCGGCGAGCCGCGAGAAGGCCGCCCGAAGATTCGCAGCCCTCGCCATCGAAAGCTTCCGCACCAGCGAAACGAACGAGGCCCTGCCCCGCCCAGCCCGACTCATCGACGTCGTCGCCCGACCTGCTAGTGCGCGGCCAGCCGGATCTTGATCAGGGCCACGGCGACACCGAGCGCGGCGGCGGTCAACCCGAGGAAGAACGCCGCGAGGCGCCCACGCCCCGCGGCACGTGCCAGCAGATAGCTGAGGCAGCCGATCAGGACGGCCGGGACGTCGGCGGTGACCTCCTGCGCGTGGACGTCGGAGAGGAGCAGCACCGGCAGGCTGGAGACGGCCGCGACGAATACCGCACCAGCGACCTGGACCAGTCCGACCAGCGTGTCGTGACGGGTGGGACGGTCGCCGCGAAACCCGCGCGCAGCGATGCCGAAGGAGAACCAGTGCGCTAACGCGAGGCCCACCGCGGTGCCCCAGAGAATCAGCAGCAACTGCGAGCCAACCGGACCCGTGACCAGGCCGTGGCCGAGGTGGCGCTCCGGCACCGCGGCGAGTTCCGCGATCTCGACGACCGACACGTACAGCACCATGGTGGCGGCCTCGCGCAGCAACTCGTCGCGCTCGTGCTCGGGACGCCCAGGTTGTGGTGCGGGCGCCGCCGCCGCATCGCTACTGTTCTCCGGCCGTGCCGCGGTACTCGGCTGCGCAAGGCGCGTTCGGGGGGCGGCTTCGGTCTCACCGCCGGCGGCTTCGGCCATCGGTGCATCCTCCGTCCAGGCGACGAGTTCGGCGCGTCGCGATCCTGACGGGCGTCCCCGCGGCGTCGTCTAAATCATAGGCGGGCCGCCATGCCCTGCCCAGGATTGCCGGCGCTGCGGTATCTCATGTCCCCGACGGGTCGGCCGGGCAGGGTGAGGTGGGACGGGCAGCGAGCGCCACCCGCCCCACCAAGGAGCGCGACTCGTTATGCGGTGCGAACCATGTAGCGCTGGTTCTTGCCGCGCCTAGATACGCGGATTGAACTGTCCCTGCGCAACCAACGTGGCGAGCATGAACCATGCACCGGTGACCGGTTCGGACGCCGTCGAGATCAGCGGCAGGTTGTTCGACCAGTCGACTGCCTCACCTGGAGGCTCATAGCCGACCGGCGTGACGCTCGCGTAGTAACGCAGCCTGGCAGCGGCGAGGGCAGCGTTGCCTTGCCAGGTGTTCAACATGGTCATGTACATGACGGGCTGCGGCCACACCGGGTTGGGAACATTGGACTCGTACTGGCCTCCTGGGCTGTAGATGCTGGAGTAGTAGAAGTCGTC
Coding sequences within it:
- a CDS encoding putative hydrolase of the HAD superfamily, which translates into the protein MTETPLQARPRAVIFDFGGVLTTSVLEAFGDFGERVCGDRGLPMRLFGTDAVTKRLLAEHEEGRLDQRGFEEGFAARLREHGVEIGADGLLVELQRGTVRDEASVALVAQLRAAGVPVGLISNSLGNCYDGWDLPSMFDAIAISGQEGVRKPSRRLYEIGCARLGVPPNEVIMIDDLPHNIVAAERLGMTGIVHRTARETAQALEPLLGITLEAAN
- a CDS encoding thiamine biosynthesis lipoprotein; amino-acid sequence: MGTVFSLDIASDFDRDALADAMQWLHRMDGLFSTYQPDSQISRLGRCELRMADCDPEVVEILDLCEQLRGQTGGYFDARASGQLDPSGAVKGWAVEGLHQRLVQAGSSRHYVNGGGDIRCTATEADPQWRFGIADPTDPQRLLSVVAGHDFALATSGIAERGAHILDPYTRRPPTDLVSISLVGADLTLVDAYATAAFAMGASAQAWLPGLAGIEATAVAADGHRWSTAGFPGA
- a CDS encoding Predicted ferric reductase, producing MTAQLTRPARPSQRSRVIPRPRITRAVALSAIYVGALMVLALWWNDTNFVSGLDGWLTNAGRITGLECGYGIVVLLALMSRAPVLEREVGTDRLVRWHAIGGRYIVCLVVAHTALITWGYALTAHRSIFGETADLNTQYADVLMATVALGLLLLVGITSARAARRRLAYETWHYVHLYTYLAVALSFSHQFSTGADFTDLRARILWSALYIAVALLLIRYRVVAPLLSLRRHQFRVAEVRAESPDTISLYITGRNLAELHAESGQFFRWRFLTRDLWWVASPYSLSAPARRDHLRITVQKAGTHSAQLAKLRPGTRVLAEGPYGSFTGAQRSRAKVLLIAGGVGITPIRALFESLPGRPGDVTLIYRASSPVDIILKHEIDEIAAWRGARVHYLVGPRRPGAADFLSARSISQSLGDIRNWDVYLCGPESMTTAVRESLRQLRVPPWRIHYESFAF
- a CDS encoding amino acid/polyamine/organocation transporter, APC superfamily — encoded protein: MTTGPQNALTRRLGLTDAIVIGLGSMIGAGVFAVFGPAAAVAGAGLLISLVVAGVVAFCNAISSARLAALYPESGGTYVYGRRRLGAFWGYLAGWTFVVGKTASCAAMALTFASYAAPHHLRIVAVLVVVTLTAVNLRGVQKSAWLTRLIVALTFITLGIVVAGAFLGGGADTGNLSPFPGGDLHGILQASGLIFFAFAGYARVATLGEEVREPARTIPRAIVIALTITLCVYALVAVSALLALGESALAASSAPLHDVVLGGELHRLAPLVQVGGAIAAAGSLLALILGVSRTAFAMARDGHFPRALSAVHQQHGTPYRAELAVAAVVTLLIATVDLRHAIGFSSFGVLLYYAIANASALTLGRAGERRPARWLPTLGLVGCLVLALSLPVATILSGLAVLLVGGLVWAFTSRRAPGRA
- a CDS encoding Predicted arabinose efflux permease, MFS family, producing MARQSPSPRPLSKVSRLPFGRRNLGRQFGLLWTAYAVSAYGSGLGFGALPLIAVLALHSSTAEVSALSAVGPAVGAVIALPLGPWVEFRRKRPVMIAMDLARFAVMLSIPLGYALGWLSFAQLLIVSATVAAAKIAFNSASGAYLRSIVSSRDLLVANARFESTTWSAMAVGPPLGGAAIAIFGPVITVVIDASSYLLSALGIAAIRGAEDAPPRSEKARVRANELLDGWRHILTHPVLRPLYLNNMMVAGLIMATEPLLAVLMLRDLGFPPWQYGLAFAAPCLGGLIGSRLAPRCVARFGQGWVFRWIGTTRAIWLIGLPFVRPGVVGLVVVMSVELAIIVSMSLYTPVLATYRLEHTPRHRMARTLSAWSIGQQASIAGFTALGGLLATATSTRAALTVIGLLILTTPLLLPRSNALAVAVGDEEPSLHQEQAVVL
- a CDS encoding Mycothiol maleylpyruvate isomerase N-terminal domain-containing protein produces the protein MMERSVEAEEFFTTVDAVPPQAVSACAGWTTHEVAAHVAGIAAEVTRHLKPYLAGDPVPETRSFEEREAPLQQLEHSALLRRLDAEDERMRSIVDDVLESDPDAVIPWTGRRMAVAKFIPHLRNEYALHRWDIAGDDEVSGRLLGDLDLVAHSVGELGRILLVAGRQHDPDAASDFNIRLRTPGQPDLRVVVEAGHAALVWGDDADDGSDDAPALEIDAGARHLFIWGRRPDHRGRLLSQLHQPELARLQALLSGY
- a CDS encoding NADPH:quinone reductase, giving the protein MMVRAIAIQQFGDPSGMVVIDAPEPVPGPGEVVIQTEAIGVGGVDAVIRRGTISGYGFAEGLIPGSEVAGTVSACGVDVDGSWLGRRVWAFTGTGGGYVEQAVAKPANIVALPDELSSIDAVTLGSAAPVAHFALARARFAAGESVLVRGAAGSIGLATIELAVRGGAGAVAVTTSSPERGRRLRELGATHVLTRSGSSEGAAPETYDVIIDIVGGPELTEFVDRLAPNGRFVLVGVVGGLPPADFGLRLLRSFQQSRSVATFSLDTVAAPTRDAARAELFAAAGRGELQAVVHEVRPLEEAAQAHREMDAGTVFGRIVLTP
- a CDS encoding transcriptional regulator, TetR family codes for the protein MSDELPQMLRTDARDNRDRILENARMLFSERGLDITMREIARHAEVGPATLYRRFPTKQLLIDEAFTDELRACRAIVADGCADPDAWRGFCSVIEEITAHNVRNQGFVDAFLSTQTDADSFATHRAELTRMLAKLARRAQTAGRLRPDFVIDDLLLVLLAGRGLASIPPASREKAARRFAALAIESFRTSETNEALPRPARLIDVVARPASARPAGS